The Raphanus sativus cultivar WK10039 chromosome 6, ASM80110v3, whole genome shotgun sequence sequence TCCAAATGCATcctgattttaaattaaacaacagTATATGAAAATGAACTTATGAGTAAAACTAGTAGAAGAAACATAGAGAATTACTTACTCAAGAAATGGATCCAAAGATGCCATGTTCATTAGCACATAGCGATGTGCAATGTCTCTATCTTTATCTGAAAGGGTAACCTCTATACCCTTCTGCAGAGGTCGGCCTTCAACCACCATTGTGTCAGTCTCGACATCTTCATTACGATTAACTGCTTCTTGAACTGGTACTGAATCTTTAAGGAACTCTAAACAGAATGCAACGCATTCTCCAGCCAAATACGCCTCAGCCATACATGCTTCTGGCCTTGCATAATTCTTCACAAAAGCCTTTAGTGTTTTCATGTACCTATAACTCAGGAAATATGAATATAAGTCAAACATCATTGCGGAAAGTGCATATATTGAAGCAAATGAGTTAATCAAACCTTTCAAAGGGATACATCCAGCGGAAGTGAACTGGTCCTCCCAAGCGTGCCTCTTTTGATAGATGTATTGGTAGGTGAAACATGATATCAAAAAGGGCTGGAGGGAAGAAGCGCTCCAGCTGACACATTGTTTCCACAAACTCTGTTTCCATGGATATAAGTTTCTCTGGGTCAATGATGCGCTGACACAACCTATTGAAGTAACTGCATAATCTATTTATGGCTATCCTAGGACCCCTATGTAACAACCCTCTTAATGCAGCTGGTAACAAGTTCTGTACTAGGACATGATGATCATGCGACTTTAAACTACCAATATTTGGAGGGTTAACTGAAACACAATTCGCAATATTACCACAATAACCATCAGGACCTCTAAACTTAGCTAACCTTTGGCAAAAAATGGTCTTCTCTTTCTTCGATAACCAGTAGGCAGCAGGAGGTAAGTATGTTTTCTTTCCCCTCACCTCTGTGTGCAAGTGCTTTCTGATTCCAATATCTTCTAAGTCTTTTCTTGCTTTCAACCCATCTTTTGACTTCGCACTTTGCATCAACAGAGACAATATAGCATCAGACACATTCTTTTCTACGTGCATAACATCAATATTGTGACGAACAGGTAACTCCTAACACATTAAACAAGAAACTGTTAGGCATATTCATATACAACAATCACATAATATAGGTCAGTTACTATACTTTACCTTCCAGTAAGGTAGATCAAAGAATATTGATCTCTTCTTCCACCGCCATAGTTCATTTGATTCATCACACTCTTCTTCCACTACCCTCtcatcatcttccaactctagtcttttccttttttttttccttctctagAGGTCTACCAAAATCATTCGTAAAAGCTTGTAGTGTCTCATATATCTCAGCGCCTGTTTGTATCCTATTCGCATTCACTTCCTCCACAGTGTTGTCAAACCAAGCTTTTTTATATCTGTAACGATGGCCAGGCGGTAGTCTCCTTCTGTTACCCATGTAGACAAACTTGCGGCTAAACTTAAGCCACCTTGCAGGTGTATCCTTTCCGCATACATTGCAGGCTTGTTTCCCCTTTACTTTACATCCAGACAGTGTTCCTAAGGCTGGATAGTCACTGATACTCCAAAGTAGCAAGGCTCTGAGATTAAAATTCTCCTTCGCAAATGAGTCATACACTTCAATACCCTCAGCCCACAAATCTTTTAGATCGTCTATCAGTGGTGCTAGGTAAACATCTATGTTATTACCAGGAGCAGTAGGACCAGGGATCAACAAAGTCAACATTATATTCTCAGCCTTCATACACATGGTTGGAGGCGTGTTACAGTTCACTAACAACACTGGCCATGTGCTGTGATTGGTGCTTTGCATGGAGAAAGGGTTCATCCCATCTGTGGAAATCCCAAGTCGAAGATTCCGTGGATCAGCAGCAAAGTCTGGCCATTTAGCATTCACTTGTGCCCAAGAGATAGAATCAACGGGGTGCCGTATTGTACCATCTTCAGTGGCATTGGTATAGTGCCAACGCAGATCTTCAGCCATCCTCTTTGATCTAAACATCCTCCTAAACCTGTCCTTGATTGGAAAATATCTTAGGACCTTTGCCGGAATCCCCACCTTTATCTCATTACTGTGCTTATCCATTTCCCATCTTGAAACTTTGCATCTTGGACAGCTTTGTAGGTTCTCGTACTCCTTTCTATACAGTATGCAATCATTCTTGCAAGCATGGATATTGTCGTAGCCGAACCCAAAGATCTTCAGAAATTTCTTGATCAAAGTAGTTCTCCGACACACCACTTTTAACCTTGAATCTGTAAAGTCCCATGATAGCTGAAACCTTTGTGTGCTTGAGACAACCCGAGTATAATGGCGTTTGAGCATCTCTTAGCTTTTTTTGTAAACTCAAGTTCCTCTGGTGCTTCATCATCTTCGTTGTCAGTTGTCGGGTTTGGACCACCTTCGTCCATGAAGAATGCTGTCTTAAACAAATCAAATGCCTATGTTTCACATTGAAGTACACTGTCTTCTGCAGAATCTCTTTTTTCACCATGAATACTCCAACGAGAACTCTTATACTTCTTATCCATACCCCTAATCACCAAATGCTCCACAATTTTATCCAGTGACTGATGGCTCAGATTGCGGCAGTCTCTACAAGGGCATAGCATTTCAAGAAGACTTCCCAATCTTCTTGCTGACGAATTCACGAAATTAGTTGCTCCTTCTGAATACTCGTGGCTATTCCTACAAGAANNNNNNNNNNNNNNNNNNNNNNNNNNNNNNNNNNNNNNNNNNNNNNNNNNNNNNNNNNNNNNNNNNNNNNNNNNNNNNNNNNNNNNNNNNNNNNNNNNNNcatcacttgagttaagcggctgagatctatagtatcatgcaagcaacttgtttaaagcatttatagtaattatattctccattcctgaataaaagccctatgtctagcactctttatcacatttaaacaacccatcatatttttagttagagcaactatgttgctcattttaggaatgtgttacttttatttcatcatataaccaacttcacctaggattgattagtagattttatttaattgggttcctagctcctcgtgattcgatccctaagtactacagctgtacctcttatttgagagagtaagctctactgggtaatttgagcactatcaaatttggcgccgttgccggggagctttgatcgccattagatttaatcttattaatcttcagtttttctttttaccccctttctgattaaaatttttcttgtcttttcaggtacatgcccagcagtaccagaagcaacaggggaaaccaactattattctcagaggatcctgcacacttggaacgctcaatccgcaaagacctacgctccgcattgatcgacagaaccgcagtaccgtcgactgatactcacgttcaaccgtcgaccgacactcagacatcaccgtcgaccgataccgttcgccaatccacatcgttcgatactactcaccgtacatcgatcAACACTATTCCGCGGAGAATGTTCGCGATTGTTAtcctcacgcagggcgagaatggaaacctgtatgaccaagatggtcatatgcgtaatgcaacatgtcAAAAGCTAGATGCActgggaaacataatccctgagcctgaagctgaggctacaggagaagctcaaacacgatcgttggcagactacaatcgtccagacgagtactacaccaacggactagctattcgacttccagagattcagaagccgaacttcgagctcacgcttcagtactactctctcgtgtctcagataccttattttGGGCTATCACAcaagcatcctatggaccatctggagaggttcgaggatcttatcgctgttattcgtatggatggagtccctgaggattacctactctgcaagctcttcaaatactcactgattggagaagcttcgcactggctcaagcagctacctacaggatcactaacatcctgggccgacatcaaaaacgccttcctgcgtaacttctttgatgaggcacgcgctgaagacttaaggagcaaaatcgccactttcgcgcaaaagcctagtgagacttttaaagacgcgtggatcagatttaagttcttccagcgagactgtccacaccatggattcaatgaagtgtagctgctaagcactttctacagaggtatcgccttgaggtatcagatggctcttgatactgctagcgaggggaacttcaacactaggaatccaatagaggctgtgagacttattgagaacctagccaacagcagcagcaccaagaacactgactctgacaagaagaaatcggttgcagccatcggagAAGACCAGATGactgaagtcagagccaagatagatgctttacatgcatttctcgGGCAGCCAGTGtactcagctgaagaaggagaggctagagaagatgatacagaggaagatgtgaactacattggaggtactggttttcaaagatatggaaaccagagtggaaacataaacttttttggcagtggtcagaagagtaactacaaccagagttcaatgtatcagaaacccttcaccaacacaaggaactacggcaactcagcttaccaaaacccaccaccacccacccatgagagtaagtttgatgccatgattgatagagttctagaaggtcagcagaagcttacagtagacttcaatgggaaaattgactctgtcttcaacaatctgaccacaaagatagacaccatttgcactcaagttaagaaacttgagacacagattgtccagactgaagactctatcaggaggattggaacttctaaggaagtaggggaaggaaataggaaacaccacgtgaatgccattatagatgatgatttctggcaagtagTGAAACaagagaagctacaagaaggagactttgaagtggaaagttcactaagtttcggtggatcacaatggtgtcgatcgacaccaactagtccacatcgatcgacatcaacaatgccatttccggatacgactgcagattgcaacgcggttaggatattgacacatgctgaattcacggcttctcatccatacccacccacccacacctacgaagatatcgaccgacgagacgagccactcatcgatcgacacaaagacaagaaacgtatcgatcgacccttttctccacctatcgatcgacacgcacctctcacataccaagtgcaactaccatcgatagacagcaaccgaatcaatgcactcagactcacaccgaaaccacaagctaaccctacagagattactggtaacccttcagacactacacctacatcagagggaactgacactacaggaaatgtgggtAGTAATAGCGCCCGAAAAGCGCTATGATTCATATTTAATAGCGCTTCCTTGGACGCTCTGACATCGCCCGTTATAAAAGGTCCGACCCTTTTAATAGCGGTTTTCCTTTGTGCtattattaagtttataacAATAGCGCTTTTTTAAtgcaattgttaatatttataataacgttTGACAAATGTTATTATAACCTAATAATTTGATTTTCCCAAATAGCAAAGATAGCAAATGTTTCgtgttattaattagttttttaattatccggaaattaattaataataattagtgaattgatttgttttaataatgaattcgaaatatgaaataaaaaaatttaaattattgaaaaaccaaaaaatagtataattatttaaattccaTAACACAACATTATCACAATTATACAAACCATCACACAAGTGCATACAACCTATTAATCTACCACTAATAAACCTTCACAATCATCCCTAACATAAACACTATCATCATCTGAAGCTTCATCACCCATATCATCAACTTCTTGGATAGGTAAAGGAGCACCACCTAAATCCTCTTCTGTTTCCAACTCATGATAACCTCTAGGTGGTGCTCTCATAACAACATACCAATTTGAAGCATCATCCTCCCTAGAGTAGAAAACCTGTTTTGCTTGAGAAGGTAGAATGAATGGATCTTTCAAATAGGCTGCTTGGTTCATATGAAGGTTAACAAGAGTGAAGCCATCTTCTTCCTTCACACCATTCACTGTTTTTGCCTAGTTGCATCTAAAGAGTGGCACTTTGAACATGTGATAGTCGATGACCAAAATCTCCTTTATCACTCCATAGTATGTAATCATATCCGCGACCTGTCTCATATTTCGAGCACTTGATCTACACATGCTAAAGGCTTCATAAGTTACTCCACTGTTTTGTGTCTTCAGCTTGACCGCATCAGTATGAAACCGTTGGCCATTGATGATGAATCCTTTATGTGCTAAAGCAACATTTCTTGGCCCAAATGCCAACCACCTTATCTCCTTAGAATGACTATCTGTTGAGTCTGAATGAATCTGCGACAGGAAATCAGAGCATGATCATCAAGCCGAGGTACTTGAATTATAATCAAAACATGATAATATATACCAGAAAACCAATCATCAATCTACAAGCTAACCAGtcatcaaaatactaaaaatccaGACAGTTCATCAAGCTATAAGCTACTCAAACATCAATTCACTAAAATCTGGACATGTTCTTCAAGATACAAGCTAACCAGGCATCATGATACAAGCTAACCAGTCATCAAAATAATCAAGAAAAGAATATGGAGTTTGAAACCTTATTTTTAAGCCATTCTGCAAAGTGGTCAGTATGGTATTTCCATAACAAAGTTTCATTTCTAGCCAATCGAGCATCCTTTGCTTGCAACTCTTCCAAATGCATcctgattttaaattaaacaacagTATATGAAAATGAACTTATGAGTAAAACTAGTAGAAGAAACATAGAGAATTACTTACTCAAGAAATGGATCCAAAGATGCCATGTTCATTAGCACATAGCGATGTGCAATGTCTCTATCTTTATCTGAAAGGGTAACCTCTATACCCTTCTGCAGAGGTCGGCCTTCAACCACCATTGTGTCAGTCTCGACATCTTCATTACGATTAACTGCTTCTTGAACTGGTACTGAATCTTTAAGGAACTCTAAACAGAATGCAACGCATTCTCCAGCCAAATACGCCTCAGCCATACATGCTTCTGGCCTTGCATAATTCTTCACAAAAGCCTTTAGTGTTTTCATGTACCTATAACTCAGGAAATATGAATATAAGTCAAACATCATTGCGGAAAGTGCATATATTGAAGCAAATGAGTTAATCAAACCTTTCAAAGGGATACATCCAGCGGAAGTGAACTGGTCCTCCCAAGCGTGCCTCTTTTGATAGATGTATTGGTAGGTGAAACATGATATCAAAAAGGGCTGGAGGGAAGAAGCGCTCCAGCTGACACATTGTTTCCACAAACTCTGTTTCCATGGATATAAGTTTCTCTGGGTCAATGATGCGCTGACACAACCTATTGAAGTAACTGCATAATCTATTTATGGCTATCCTAGGACCCCTATGTAACAACCCTCTTAATGCAGCTGGTAACAAGTTCTGTACTAGGACATGATGATCATGCGACTTTAAACTACCAATATTTGGAGGGTTAACTGAAACACAATTCGCAATATTACCACAATAACCATCAGGACCTCTAAACTTAGCTAACCTTTGGCAAAAAATGGTCTTCTCTTTCTTCGATAACCAGTAGGCAGCAGGAGGTAAGTATGTTTTCTTTCCCCTCACCTCTGTGTGCAAGTGCTTTCTGATTCCAATATCTTCTAAGTCTTTTCTTGCTTTCAACCCATCTTTTGACTTCGCACTTTGCATCAACAGAGACAATATAGCATCAGACACATTCTTTTCTACGTGCATAACATCAATATTGTGACGAACAGGTAACTCCTAACACATTAAACAAGAAACTGTTAGGCATATTCATATACAACAATCACATAATATAGGTCAGTTACTATACTTTACCTTCCAGTAAGGTAGATCAAAGAATATTGATCTCTTCTTCCACCGCCATAGTTCATTTGATTCATCACACTCTTCTTCCACTACCCTCtcatcatcttccaactctagtcttttccttttttttttccttctctagAGGTCTACCAAAATCATTCGTAAAAGCTTGTAGTGTCTCATATATCTCAGCGCCTGTTTGTATCCTATTCGCATTCACTTCCTCCACAGTGTTGTCAAACCAAGCTTTTTTATATCTGTAACGATGGCCAGGCGGTAGTCTCCTTCTGTTACCCATGTAGACAAACTTGCGGCTAAACTTAAGCCACCTTGCAGGTGTATCCTTTCCGCATACATTGCAGGCTTGTTTCCCCTTTACTTTACATCCAGACAGTGTTCCTAAGGCTGGATAGTCACTGATACTCCAAAGTAGCAAGGCTCTGAGATTAAAATTCTCCTTCGCAAATGAGTCATACACTTCAATACCCTCAGCCCACAAATCTTTTAGATCGTCTATCAGTGGTGCTAGGTAAACATCTATGTTATTACCAGGAGCAGTAGGACCAGGGATCAACAAAGTCAACATTATATTCTCAGCCTTCATACACATGGTTGGAGGCGTGTTACAGTTCACTAACAACACTGGCCATGTGCTGTGATTGGTGCTTTGCATGGAGAAAGGGTTCATCCCATCTGTGGAAATCCCAAGTCGAAGATTCCGTGGATCAGCAGCAAAGTCTGGCCATTTAGCATTCACTTGTGCCCAAGAGATAGAATCAACGGGGTGCCGTATTGTACCATCTTCAGTGGCATTGGTATAGTGCCAACGCAGATCTTCAGCCATCCTCTTTGATCTAAACATCCTCCTAAACCTGTCCTTGATTGGAAAATATCTTAGGACCTTTGCCGGAATCCCCACCTTTATCTCATTACTGTGCTTATCCATTTCCCATCTTGAAACTTTGCATCTTGGACAGCTTTGTAGGTTCTCGTACTCCTTTCTATACAGTATGCAATCATTCTTGCAAGCATGGATATTGTCGTAGCCGAACCCAAAGATCTTCAGAAATTTCTTGATCAAAGTAGTTCTCCGACACACCACTTTTAACCTTGAATCTGTAAAGTCCCATGATAGCTGAAACCTTTGTGTGCTTGAGACAACCCGAGTATAATGGCGTTTGAGCATCTCTTAGCTTTTTTTGTAAACTCAAGTTCCTCTGGTGCTTCATCATCTTCGTTGTCAGTTGTCGGGTTTGGACCACCTTCGTCCATGAAGAATGCTGTCTTAAACAAATCAAATGCCTATGTTTCACATTGAAGTACACTGTCTTCTGCAGAATCTCTTTTTTCACCATGAATACTCCAACGAGAACTCTTATACTTCTTATCCATACCCCTAATCACCAAATGCTCCACAATTTTATCCAGTGACTGATGGCTCAGATTGCGGCAGTCTCTACAAGGGCATAGCATTTCAAGAAGACTTCCCAATCTTCTTGCTGACGAATTCACGAAATTAGTTGCTCCTTCTGAATACTCGTGGCTATTCCTACAAGAATCAGACAAAAGAAGTTAGCTTTCTTTCAATCGGCGAGTACAAG is a genomic window containing:
- the LOC130495735 gene encoding uncharacterized protein LOC130495735, which codes for MDKHSNEIKVGIPAKVLRYFPIKDRFRRMFRSKRMAEDLRWHYTNATEDGTIRHPVDSISWAQVNAKWPDFAADPRNLRLGISTDGMNPFSMQSTNHSTWPVLLVNCNTPPTMCMKAENIMLTLLIPGPTAPGNNIDVYLAPLIDDLKDLWAEGIEVYDSFAKENFNLRALLLWSISDYPALGTLSGCKVKGKQACNVCGKDTPARWLKFSRKFVYMGNRRRLPPGHRYRYKKAWFDNTVEERRKKKRKRLELEDDERVVEEECDESNELWRWKKRSIFFDLPYWKELPVRHNIDVMHVEKNVSDAILSLLMQSAKSKDGLKARKDLEDIGIRKHLHTEVRGKKTYLPPAAYWLSKKEKTIFCQRLAKFRGPDGYCGNIANCVSVNPPNIGSLKSHDHHVLVQNLLPAALRGLLHRGPRIAINRLCSYFNRLCQRIIDPEKLISMETEFVETMCQLERFFPPALFDIMFHLPIHLSKEARLGGPVHFRWMYPFERYMKTLKAFVKNYARPEACMAEAYLAGECVAFCLEFLKDSVPVQEAVNRNEDVETDTMVVEGRPLQKGIEVTLSDKDRDIAHRYVLMNMASLDPFLEMHLEELQAKDARLARNETLLWKYHTDHFAEWLKNKIHSDSTDSHSKEIRWLAFGPRNVALAHKGFIINGQRFHTDAVKLKTQNSGAKTVNGVKEEDGFTLVNLHMNQAAYLKDPFILPSQAKQVFYSREDDASNWYVVMRAPPRGYHELETEEDLGGAPLPIQEVDDMGDEASDDDSVYVRDDCEGLLVVD
- the LOC108820250 gene encoding uncharacterized protein LOC108820250 gives rise to the protein MLKRHYTRVVSSTQRFQLSWDFTDSRLKVVCRRTTLIKKFLKIFGFGYDNIHACKNDCILYRKEYENLQSCPRCKVSRWEMDKHSNEIKVGIPAKVLRYFPIKDRFRRMFRSKRMAEDLRWHYTNATEDGTIRHPVDSISWAQVNAKWPDFAADPRNLRLGISTDGMNPFSMQSTNHSTWPVLLVNCNTPPTMCMKAENIMLTLLIPGPTAPGNNIDVYLAPLIDDLKDLWAEGIEVYDSFAKENFNLRALLLWSISDYPALGTLSGCKVKGKQACNVCGKDTPARWLKFSRKFVYMGNRRRLPPGHRYRYKKAWFDNTVEERRKKKRKRLELEDDERVVEEECDESNELWRWKKRSIFFDLPYWKELPVRHNIDVMHVEKNVSDAILSLLMQSAKSKDGLKARKDLEDIGIRKHLHTEVRGKKTYLPPAAYWLSKKEKTIFCQRLAKFRGPDGYCGNIANCVSVNPPNIGSLKSHDHHVLVQNLLPAALRGLLHRGPRIAINRLCSYFNRLCQRIIDPEKLISMETEFVETMCQLERFFPPALFDIMFHLPIHLSKEARLGGPVHFRWMYPFERYMKTLKAFVKNYARPEACMAEAYLAGECVAFCLEFLKDSVPVQEAVNRNEDVETDTMVVEGRPLQKGIEVTLSDKDRDIAHRYVLMNMASLDPFLEMHLEELQAKDARLARNETLLWKYHTDHFAEWLKNKIHSDSTDSHSKEIRWLAFGPRNVALAHKGFIINGQRFHTDAVKLKTQNSGMQLGKNSEWCEGRRWLHSCYLHMNQAAYLKDPFILPSQAKQVFYSREDDASNWYVVMRAPPRGYHELETEEDLGGAPLPIQEVDDMGDEASDDDSVYVRDDCEGLLVVD